In Citrus sinensis cultivar Valencia sweet orange chromosome 3, DVS_A1.0, whole genome shotgun sequence, the sequence CCAGAAAACAGAGGTACTTTCTGACAAAGAATAGAGCACTAAACAGACTTGAAGAGTAAGTGCAGAAAATACAGCTATCGGTGTACAAACTAGCTAAAGttttatataataacataCGGTGAAGTGAAAAGCCTTTTACATATCTGGAAATACTTTAACCTAATAAGAGATATGGCAAAAACAGTAGACTTTCTTGAAAAAACAATGATTGAGCTTTTTCCTCACTAAAGGCCAACATCAGCCAGAAAGAATGAATAagagaattcaattttctagaTCTGAAGTAGAAAATTAGTTGTCAACAATGTAGAAGGAAATACTAACTGCTGAACTTGTAACTAACAAAAGATGAAATCAACTAAAATCATAATACATTTTCGACAGTAGACATACCAAAAGTTTCAAGGTGAAAACTCATGACTACTGTAACTCTCGTGATTTGGCATAATTAGAACCTCTTCTCTGATGCAAAAGTTGAATGGATTTCATTATGAACCAACTACTTGTTCTtccatcaaataaaattttgatatgctTTAAAGGCAAAGAGACTTTTTCTAGTCCCCACTTCAGAGTAAGGTTTGATCATTGGGCTTTTAGTGAATCATTGCTCACCAGAAACAACAATGTTTTACCAACACATTTAGCACATACTCAAATAACAGACTtcagaacaagaaaaaaaaacagtttgCAAGTCATTAACAAAAACAGAACATCCTCAGAAgggaaagggaaaaaaaaaaaaaaaagaatcaaatcccaataaagaatttaatgaTTAGTCATCAAATAATTCTATAACTATATCAAGGaccttcaaaagaaaaatgtttattttggaAACAAGACAAGATTGAGAGCCACAGGAGGCAAAAAACCAGATAGTGTACCTTTTGAAAGATTGGATATTCAGCCTTGTATCTAGTACATGCAAATTCGTGAGCCTCCTGACTTGTCCCAGGCTCTTGCTTCAAAAATTGGTTGCACGGAAATGCCAAGATCTCCAAACCTGAAATGAtaggagaaaaaataaattgggaAGAAGATTTTCgaaagcaaagaaaataaaaaacattaagCAGCAGCATAATATGCAAATAAAAAAGGTTCAAATTAATAAGTAGAAAATCAGAAAAgcaatgaagaaacaaattaattaacgtTAGGATTAGTTCATGGCAAGGACAAAAGACATGAACAGAATAGAACCTACAGTAGGCACCCCAGGGTCAAGGGCATATCAGAAAACTGGAGTTggtttgaaaagaaataaggaaattaaaatagaatgaAGCACTTGAAATAAgaaacagtaaaagaaaataatagacATATTGAAGATGACGAAACAATAACAGAAGGGAAAAAGAAGTGACCTTTATGCTTGTATTTGTTATAAAGATCAGTCAACTGGGAGTAATTTGAATCCGTAAAACCACTGATTCAAAGGAAAACATCACCAAAGGAggcaaaaccaaaaaaataaaaaaaaatatcagatataattaaaggaaagaaaaatatcaaatcataaaaataaaaaataaaaaaaacacccagaaagagaaagagacgAACCATTTGGAGGCAACGTTAACAATCAAAAGAACCTTGCCTTTGTAAATGCTAAGGTCCACGTCCTTGCCCTTGCTATCCTGCTCCAAaccaaccccccccccccccccccacccatttgattttttttttatatatatattctgaAAAATCATCCAATAAACTCAAAATCTAAACAACggaagaagaaatgaaataCCTTGACAGTGAACTCGTAGATTGATTTCTGTGGGACTGATTCTGAAGCACCCATTTGCTTTGTTTCGCTATGCCGTGCTGTCCTGTGCTTTCTTATCTCACCTCCCTTTAGGGGGTTCAAATTTCGAAATTGGAGTTGggataacaattaaattaatttaccgAACGGCCGTGACTGAAATTGCCTTACCAGTCGGGtatcggtttttttttttttttttttttgtcaaattgatttttttacctTCAACTACTGTTCCAGGacagttattattattattattatttattgttaatttcacACTGTAGTTAATTGACATTTGCGTTCCTATTATAAatgcataatatatatataaaatttctgAATCTATCTTCTAACGCCGTATTTTGCtgggaataataataatataataataagaaactTCTTTGAAATCATCAAAGCAAATGCGCTGTCGCTGAGATGagttatataaataataaaatattattaatccaTAACTGATCCGGTAAGTTGGTCGATTTTTCACTGCTTGGCTGGACAATCTGTTGTTACTCGTGTTATCTAAATTTAGCGCGCGCCTTGCCGCCTTCCCGTTCTAGTAGTACATAACGACATCTACAAAATACTTCCAAACACGCGCACACACATGTATCTCTGTGTTTCATTTCTGTCTCCACTTCTCTAGAATCATCCACCCCACTTTTGGTGGACTCAACAatttaggtttttaaattttttctacGCTATTAAAACATGTTCTCAATTACGCGTCTTGAACTCCGCTCATTGCAACTCTTCTATTCTATGACGTCAAATATCCGCCGTccattatttttccttttttccttcttctgaTTGGCTCCAAGTTGCATACATACCATTGATTATCCGGGTCTCCCCACTACGTTGTTTATGCCCGCTATATCCGTATTACAACCCCACCTTCACCCAACTCTTTCATGAAATAGGGTCATACATATTTGAAAGCCAGCTTAATGCAGCTAATAATACAGTTCGAAACTTAACATGTGTGCGTATGTCCTTCCTTTACATTAACAAAATTgctgaataataataactattcAAAAAACACAACATGATTATAACAGTAAGGCTGGCtgtgtacacacacacacacacacacacacacacacacgagACATTCAAGCATCTAatctaaattctaatttaaacTAACAAAACCGGTGAAATAGAATTTCAAATGTATGAACAACCAACTGTTTACAGCAAAATAGCGGAACCGACATTAGCCCCCCAACccccaatgttaaaattatgatagaaATCCTATAATGGTCCGGCTTCCAAGAATAAAACGAGCCTAAAACTGATTATTAGACAATATCCTAGAATTAATCACAGctgcccccccccccccccaaaaaaaaaacaaaaaaaaaagctctcTATAGTTACCACAGACAATTCTGACCGCCCTCCCCTCTCCTTTTGCAGATGGGTTTATagtatacatatttatatatacaacCCAGCATGTCACCAGCATGCTGCTCCTCTGGCCCTTGGGCTCAGCTGAAGTTTCTATTACTTGTCCAGCAAAGAGAGTCTCTCTGTTTCAACAAGCCGCAATAACCCAGATCAAAAATATTGGTGGCCGTACCTAAAATAGTGCAAAGCAGACATAATTCCATAAGTTAATATGGCATCTTATTAGATGtatttaactttatttaataatgcCCATCCACTAGCATGGGTTATAGCTCTCAAATTCGAATTCTATGTAATTGGCGATTGCAGCCCTCTGTTTCACACGAGGTGCATGTCCCGTTGCATACAATTCAGCCATTCCATGACATGAAGAATCAGTTcaattattaacaatgacATACCGATCCCTCACGTTTCATAAATACTTTTTCACCTTGGCCGCCAAGCGCCTGGAGCTGAAACAGCagaaaaaagtttttaaaaaatcaatgaataaataaaatacacttAGCCCCTCTAAATTTTGCACTTAGCCTCTCTAAGTTTTGTAATATTAACACTTGCATGTACCTACCAACTACAGCAGATCAACTGCTAACTCCTAACTGAATTACTGATTACTTCAATGACATTGCAAGAACAAATCCAGCAACAGATAGAAACTTCACAAACAGCCAATAACAAAcatttttggttttctttatGAAGATAATCTAATATAAAGATTACACACCTCTTATTCCAACTGGAACTGCACCTCCAGAAGGTGGTCTCATGTGTCTGTGATTCATTGGCCTGGGAGGATATGCCCACCCTCGGTTTGAGTATCTTGGTGGCTCACGCAGTGGACCACCATATGAGCCAGATGGATAACATTCTCTGGCTTCGTCAGGATATCTTGGACCTGGATGCAGAGAGATGAATATTCACAATGTAACCAGAGAACAGAGCTAAACCTGCTATCATTCCTAGTGAAATAGACTTCAATGGAGGGACCTTACCAGAAAATGAGGGTGCAGAAAACCTCCAGCTCTCTCGGTGTTCATATGGACCCGGTTTCATTCTATCATGGTTATTGTAAAAGTTCCCCCCATCAAAATTTGGATGAGGGTGGAACCTGTGGGAGTTTGAAGGGTGTGGAGCCTCCCTCCGGGACTTGGCACTTTGACTTGCCTGAAcatatgaaaaatgatttgacTGTGGAGCATGTGGTGGACGTGGAGGGTATGGTTTGTTATGGAACCTAGGGCCATCAGtttgttgaaaattatttgacgGACACATCGAGTAACAGCCAAAAGAGCTGGTAGACTCAGGCATCTGCATTGGCATCTGATGATCTCTACATTCAGAAGCATGATAATGAACTGCATTGGTGGACACCGTTGAATTGATTCTTGGGGCAACTGACTGCTGGGTTACAGATTGTTGCCCATCATTTTGCATATTCTGAAAAtgtaggggaaaaaaataataataaataacagatTACACTCATATCCATATTCCTTTAAATGAAGTTTAGAAATCCAAACAGGATTAGCACTCATATCCATATTCTTTTACATGAAAGTTTAGAAATCCAAACAAGGATAGCACATACCTGCATGCTAGCTCCATTAGAGTAGGAGTCAGAGAATGCACATGAATGAGGAATGGAGGGAGGTGGTGGCAGAACCGGAGGGGGAGATGATGGCAGTGGTGGTGATGATGGGGGCACATCTTGCGGAAGAGGAGGGACAAAAGACAATAACTGATCATGTGATGTCTGGGCAATATCAACTAAAACGGTTGAACTCATCTCATTGTCACAAGTGGGAGCTACATCCTCCATTTCAAGCTCACCATCTACTTCTTCCAAGATATGTCTATGCTTTTTCATTGAAGGATTAGCATCACGTTCTTCAGGGATTTCAGAATTATGTTCAGGAGTGACGGCCTCAAAACTACCCCCATCAGAATCActtccatcatcatcatccttgAGCATGCGGGGCATACAAAATCCAGGAAGCTGAAAACTTGAATTGCTGAAGCAACAGCAATGCATCAGTAAAAGAGTATAAACAGTTAAATTGTTTAGACTATAAAAACGGTTCACAAAGTGCTACCTTCCATATTCATCAACAAGCATACCCTCCATGTCCCTAACAGGATCATCCAGAGCCCTTTCCGTTCTTGATGAGCGGCGAGAATAAGCAACAGCAGAAGATGAACAAGTAACGGTATCAAGTTCACGCATATGGTGGCGAATAATGGATTCTGGCAGGATTCGTCTTTCCAGCCAAAGTCTCAAAACCTATAAAAGGGAACATAAATTGGGTAAGAAATAACCAAAACACAATAAACTTATTAAACTATGACAATGAATGACAAAACATTCTCACTTGCCTTCAAACACTGCCTACGATTTTCCTGAGCCACGTTGCCAGGAGGAGCAGCAGCTGACAGTAACCTTGGCAGAACCGTCAGAATAGCTGAAGGTATTATACCACTAACATCACCTGGGTATTCAAAGTCAATATCAACATAACACCCATATAAACAGACATGTGCGATTGACAAAACACATCACAAAGTAATCATGCAATTAAACTACCATATTACTAAGTATTTGCACTATTAAGACATCTGATACATTACCTTTCATACCTCGAGAACACTGCATGATAGAATCCACAAGGAAAAACAAATCCACCCTTCTGTATAAGCTAGACTCACTTTCCAAATGACGGGCTACAATTTCCACAACCTGGTTACACAGAAAACTAGAAtatcaaaaaggaaaatagtCTATTATTGCATTAAAactatattatcattttaagttCATGAGTTCACCTTTCCATAATGAATATGTTATATTACAACTTCATACTTGTAAAAAGGGAATGACAGTAAGAAAACATATAAAGTGCAAAGTAAGGCCATACTAAAGCATTCAACATAACCATGCAAAGAATAATAACActgaattaaacaaaaatttaatatctattGACATTTCAAAGCGACAAACAACAAAaccacataataataataataaatataaattaaaagaaaaagtccTCTGCACATtgtctcaaaaaataaatagcgCCTTCAGCACATGAAAAGtgttaaatatattatcattccaaacaacaacaaacataaaaaatcaaaacagaaATATCATTAACCAGAAACCCCACCTAACTTAATGATCACCACTAAATTATCAATGTTTGTCTTTTCTTTGAGGTCCTGCCTAAGGCATACATTTCAGGTCGCAAATGCTTCCATGCtcacaaacaaaataatgtcGAAGCGAGAAAATCATCAAGGCATTGAAAAGGAGAAAGATTTGAGTTCCATCTGAAATTGACAGTCTCGTTCTGGCATTtctgttatttaaaaaaaaaaaaaaaaaaaaaaaaaaaccaatccCGCAAAGAGCCCGCAAGCAATTCATCTGTTTTGGTTAGTGGTTTTTCAGTCTTATCCACTCTCTCGTGATCCCTACtctaatcaaaagaaaatgtgtTTTGCCTTTTGAAGCACTcacagacaaaaaaaatctccAATCAGGCAACTGGTATATGGCTTATAACATATGGAACCCAATAGTTTTTCCATTGAAttaattgccaaaatatcaGAAGAGAACAAAAATTAGATGTTAATTCTATTAAACAAAAAGTTCTGAGCATTATATTCACAAGGGCCACCTTATACAAATCCCCCCAcacccccccccaaaaaagaccaaaaaaaaatgcattaaaaatcttacaaacaccaaatgaaaatattatcacGGCATTAAAATACCTAAAATTTCTTAAACTCGTTCTTTACTATATTATTTTGTCCATTTATGAACTTCTACTTAGCATATCAATATCATTCACCTAAAATGACTATGAATCTTACGTAAAGATACAAAATTGAGGTCTTAGTAATTATCCACAGATCAATCCTCATCATCAATGAACATTATAGATCTAATACTTTTAACAAGGTGAATCAAATGAAGTATGGAAAAAAGTAaacaatgatattttataCCTTAGAAGAGACACCAAACTTTGCACAGTCGATTGCTATGCGTGTTGCTCGACCAATGCTCTCCTTGGTCCTAGTCAATGATCCAAGGACAGCCTCAAAGGAAGATAGAGCAGCATGTGCTTCTGAACAACTGCTCCACTTTCCAACAGATTTTGGTCTCTGAGTCAGTGTTGTGTCAACTTTTCCCTCATCAGCAACTGGTGCCCCTAAGGACTTCTTATACTGTGAACGGGCATAGGGACTAGAGCTACTGCTTTGAACAATATTGGCACTTTCTGAAGTGGAGACATGGCAAAGCGAGGTATTGGGTGGAGAGACCCGTGCAGGCGAATCCACTCCCTCAGCAGGAGATGAACTAAATAGGACACTTGCAACACCTTTGTCACCCAAATGATCATCAGAAATTGAAACAGAACTCATTTCCTTCtgcttttcattttgtttgatttcttcCACAGCCTCACACCTAATACAAAGATGTAAAGAAGATATCGATATTCATGCCAAAGATGCTAAAAATGACACTAACAGATAACGAACAAGAAAAAATGACAATTCAGTCAAGGCCAGCAATCACAAAtttaatgtttaaatttaaataccATCAATGTCCTATCACCAAAGAGAATAATTTCATTGTTAATTAACTACTATATACCTGAAATACAATAAGTTCGGTCTTTCAGAGGTGAGGAGAGGGGAATCTTTAAAGAACAAACAGAATCTAGTATTAGTGCTTTAGAGAATAACCATAGCAAAATTAGGCCCACGAACTTACCTAGCATTAATATGGCAGTTGTCATCAATTTGAGACTTCAAAGACTCAGAATTCTCATAACTCATGCCCTGTACACTGTACTGAAGCTCATTTGAACCATTTTGAGGAGAAAGTTTAACACTTTCATCAGCCCCAGAGACAGGATCCAGACTCAATTCCACAAGCGCTGAAGTATTGAACTCTTTATCAACATTTTCAACTCTACTATCTTTCAACTGAAGATCCTCAGCACTGCCTTCATCCTTTAAAGACAACTGATCCAATGAATTTTGATACAATTGGAAAGAAGAATGTCTTTTTTTAGGATCCGGCAAAATATTTACTGGAGTTTGGGTTTGAACTGCAGTTTGAATAGTATGAACAGAAAAAGGCGACCCAGGAAGATCTTTGCCATCAACATTGTCTACAGACCCTACATCATCTCTAAAAGATTCCTGTTTTTGGCTATTACAATTCTCGGAGAGTTGATCACATGTGGGAACATTCTGGAGTCCCGAACCACTCCTTTCTCTGCTATCCACGGTCTCATGAGAACATTTACAAATGGAATTGACACAACACCCATTAATAGATGTGTTTATCAAAGATGACGCCTGAACAGATGCTTGGCCTTCTTCAGCTGCATTAGCTGACATAGCTTCCAAGGCACGATGAAGGCGTTTAGATGGAGGTAAAGCAGCTTCACCATCTGCTGAACAACCAAATGATTGATTTGTCGTCCCCTTCCAAAGCTGTGGCCTATTTCCTGAAACCTCACTACAAACCTTTGAAGGTGATACACTATCAGTTGATTCCTTCACTAAAGAAGGGCCTTTTTCAGTAAAACCTTCATCATAATTGTTTAATGAGGGACTGATATGCTCCACAAGATTGACAGCAGTATCCTTGGAGGGTTTTTCTTCAGTCTGCAAGGAGCTTTTCAACTCCTCTTCAGATGATGGTTTGCCCATTCTCACCCTGGCTCGTTTCACCAACGGCAGGTGCTCATCtccatcttctttaaaatccCTTTCATCCAAATTTCCACCAGTATTTTCTGAACTATGACAAGTGTTACGTGTACTGACATCCACTTCTGTTGCTGTATTAATTCTAGCAGGAGGATCAACAGCATCATTACACACTCTCTTTcgatttggttttcttttcttcttaacAACAACGGcctttatttgaaaatcaagCCTTTTGCTTAACATCTCATCTCCATCCAAACACTCAAGAACAGTCTCAGAGTCTTCAACTTTACAACCAGAATCCACAGTGCTGCCTTCATTCAGACTAAAGGCATCAGATTCAACTGTTACAATCTCAGAACTGTTATCTTCAATGCTACCATTTGACATCAAAGCAGATGAATCCAAATCATTGCATTCAGAGCCATCAGGAGACTTCCTTGTTCGTTTATTCCTTATGAGGGATCCATCTAGGATACTTTTAGCTGAAATGCCCTCAGCATTCTTCCCCTCATTATTATATGGCATCATCAAGTTTTGCAATCTACAGGATTCAACCATTGTCGAGCTTCTCGACCTTCGAGTTGAAGGTGCCATTCTCTGAGTACTTTGTAATCGTGACCCTCCAGATCTTTTTCTCGAGGAGTATGTGGTTAAAACAGGTGTTGCTTTAGCAACCAAATTTTCAGAAGGTTGCTCAGGTAATGGCTCTTTAGCTGGTAATGCATCCAATTGTCTTCCAGCTGGAGAATCCTCAGTTGGGAGATTTAGACCATCACCAGCAGTTGAGTTGGAAGGTTTCATTTGTGAATCAAGAGTTGCCTCAGAAGCTTCTGTTCGATCCTTCAAGTGGGAAATCGAGTTCACTGAATTCCCACCATTTGCCACAGTGAGCTCATCACCAGAATTAGAATCAACTTGGTCCTGTTTCTTTAACTTTTCATAACTGTCAATAATCTCCTGCACTGCACGAACAAAATCAGCACCCCTTCCCTGGCGTTTCGTCAAAAGAGATTGTTTCTTCTCTTCCGTAAATGCTTCAACATCAGCAGGGTTGCAGAAGGCTCTGCATGAAAAGTATCCATTCAAATTAAGAAACAAGGTAATATTTAGCTCCTAGAAGAACTGTAAAAACACTTGGAGAGagacaagaataaaaaaaaactaaaatcatccttaaaaaaaaaaaaaaggaccaACAGCATCAAACCACCATCATCCCCCCaccaccaaaaaataaataaataaaacaaaaatctacCACCAGGATATGTGGCTGACAAAGTGAACAAACAACTCCATAaagatacaaaaataaaaaataaaaataaaattcatatacaaagaaaaaaggtaCTAGTGTACTTATTTCAAGGACCAAAAAAACTACAATA encodes:
- the LOC102624781 gene encoding protein HUA2-LIKE 2-like isoform X3, coding for MAPSRRKGASKAAAAAAARRQWKVGDLVLAKVKGFPAWPATVSEPEKWGYSADWKKVLVFFFGTQQIAFCNPADVEAFTEEKKQSLLTKRQGRGADFVRAVQEIIDSYEKLKKQDQVDSNSGDELTVANGGNSVNSISHLKDRTEASEATLDSQMKPSNSTAGDGLNLPTEDSPAGRQLDALPAKEPLPEQPSENLVAKATPVLTTYSSRKRSGGSRLQSTQRMAPSTRRSRSSTMVESCRLQNLMMPYNNEGKNAEGISAKSILDGSLIRNKRTRKSPDGSECNDLDSSALMSNGSIEDNSSEIVTVESDAFSLNEGSTVDSGCKVEDSETVLECLDGDEMLSKRLDFQIKAVVVKKKRKPNRKRVCNDAVDPPARINTATEVDVSTRNTCHSSENTGGNLDERDFKEDGDEHLPLVKRARVRMGKPSSEEELKSSLQTEEKPSKDTAVNLVEHISPSLNNYDEGFTEKGPSLVKESTDSVSPSKVCSEVSGNRPQLWKGTTNQSFGCSADGEAALPPSKRLHRALEAMSANAAEEGQASVQASSLINTSINGCCVNSICKCSHETVDSRERSGSGLQNVPTCDQLSENCNSQKQESFRDDVGSVDNVDGKDLPGSPFSVHTIQTAVQTQTPVNILPDPKKRHSSFQLYQNSLDQLSLKDEGSAEDLQLKDSRVENVDKEFNTSALVELSLDPVSGADESVKLSPQNGSNELQYSVQGMSYENSESLKSQIDDNCHINARCEAVEEIKQNEKQKEMSSVSISDDHLGDKGVASVLFSSSPAEGVDSPARVSPPNTSLCHVSTSESANIVQSSSSSPYARSQYKKSLGAPVADEGKVDTTLTQRPKSVGKWSSCSEAHAALSSFEAVLGSLTRTKESIGRATRIAIDCAKFGVSSKVVEIVARHLESESSLYRRVDLFFLVDSIMQCSRGMKGDVSGIIPSAILTVLPRLLSAAAPPGNVAQENRRQCLKVLRLWLERRILPESIIRHHMRELDTVTCSSSAVAYSRRSSRTERALDDPVRDMEGMLVDEYGSNSSFQLPGFCMPRMLKDDDDGSDSDGGSFEAVTPEHNSEIPEERDANPSMKKHRHILEEVDGELEMEDVAPTCDNEMSSTVLVDIAQTSHDQLLSFVPPLPQDVPPSSPPLPSSPPPVLPPPPSIPHSCAFSDSYSNGASMQNMQNDGQQSVTQQSVAPRINSTVSTNAVHYHASECRDHQMPMQMPESTSSFGCYSMCPSNNFQQTDGPRFHNKPYPPRPPHAPQSNHFSYVQASQSAKSRREAPHPSNSHRFHPHPNFDGGNFYNNHDRMKPGPYEHRESWRFSAPSFSGPRYPDEARECYPSGSYGGPLREPPRYSNRGWAYPPRPMNHRHMRPPSGGAVPVGIRARHSETKQMGASESVPQKSIYEFTVKDSKGKDVDLSIYKGKVLLIVNVASKCGFTDSNYSQLTDLYNKYKHKGLEILAFPCNQFLKQEPGTSQEAHEFACTRYKAEYPIFQKVRVNGPNAEPLYKFLKASKTGYFGSRIKWNFTKFLVDTEGNVIGRYSPTTSPMAIEGDIKNALGDV
- the LOC102624781 gene encoding protein HUA2-LIKE 2-like isoform X2, translating into MAPSRRKGASKAAAAAAARRQWKVGDLVLAKVKGFPAWPATVSEPEKWGYSADWKKVLVFFFGTQQIAFCNPADVEAFTEEKKQSLLTKRQGRGADFVRAVQEIIDSYEKLKKQDQVDSNSGDELTVANGGNSVNSISHLKDRTEASEATLDSQMKPSNSTAGDGLNLPTEDSPAGRQLDALPAKEPLPEQPSENLVAKATPVLTTYSSRKRSGGSRLQSTQRMAPSTRRSRSSTMVESCRLQNLMMPYNNEGKNAEGISAKSILDGSLIRNKRTRKSPDGSECNDLDSSALMSNGSIEDNSSEIVTVESDAFSLNEGSTVDSGCKVEDSETVLECLDGDEMLSKRLDFQIKAVVVKKKRKPNRKRVCNDAVDPPARINTATEVDVSTRNTCHSSENTGGNLDERDFKEDGDEHLPLVKRARVRMGKPSSEEELKSSLQTEEKPSKDTAVNLVEHISPSLNNYDEGFTEKGPSLVKESTDSVSPSKVCSEVSGNRPQLWKGTTNQSFGCSADGEAALPPSKRLHRALEAMSANAAEEGQASVQASSLINTSINGCCVNSICKCSHETVDSRERSGSGLQNVPTCDQLSENCNSQKQESFRDDVGSVDNVDGKDLPGSPFSVHTIQTAVQTQTPVNILPDPKKRHSSFQLYQNSLDQLSLKDEGSAEDLQLKDSRVENVDKEFNTSALVELSLDPVSGADESVKLSPQNGSNELQYSVQGMSYENSESLKSQIDDNCHINARCEAVEEIKQNEKQKEMSSVSISDDHLGDKGVASVLFSSSPAEGVDSPARVSPPNTSLCHVSTSESANIVQSSSSSPYARSQYKKSLGAPVADEGKVDTTLTQRPKSVGKWSSCSEAHAALSSFEAVLGSLTRTKESIGRATRIAIDCAKFGVSSKVVEIVARHLESESSLYRRVDLFFLVDSIMQCSRGDVSGIIPSAILTVLPRLLSAAAPPGNVAQENRRQCLKVLRLWLERRILPESIIRHHMRELDTVTCSSSAVAYSRRSSRTERALDDPVRDMEGMLVDEYGSNSSFQLPGFCMPRMLKDDDDGSDSDGGSFEAVTPEHNSEIPEERDANPSMKKHRHILEEVDGELEMEDVAPTCDNEMSSTVLVDIAQTSHDQLLSFVPPLPQDVPPSSPPLPSSPPPVLPPPPSIPHSCAFSDSYSNGASMQNMQNDGQQSVTQQSVAPRINSTVSTNAVHYHASECRDHQMPMQMPESTSSFGCYSMCPSNNFQQTDGPRFHNKPYPPRPPHAPQSNHFSYVQASQSAKSRREAPHPSNSHRFHPHPNFDGGNFYNNHDRMKPGPYEHRESWRFSAPSFSGPRYPDEARECYPSGSYGGPLREPPRYSNRGWAYPPRPMNHRHMRPPSGGAVPVGIRAPGAWRPR
- the LOC102624781 gene encoding protein HUA2-LIKE 2-like isoform X1; this encodes MAPSRRKGASKAAAAAAARRQWKVGDLVLAKVKGFPAWPATVSEPEKWGYSADWKKVLVFFFGTQQIAFCNPADVEAFTEEKKQSLLTKRQGRGADFVRAVQEIIDSYEKLKKQDQVDSNSGDELTVANGGNSVNSISHLKDRTEASEATLDSQMKPSNSTAGDGLNLPTEDSPAGRQLDALPAKEPLPEQPSENLVAKATPVLTTYSSRKRSGGSRLQSTQRMAPSTRRSRSSTMVESCRLQNLMMPYNNEGKNAEGISAKSILDGSLIRNKRTRKSPDGSECNDLDSSALMSNGSIEDNSSEIVTVESDAFSLNEGSTVDSGCKVEDSETVLECLDGDEMLSKRLDFQIKAVVVKKKRKPNRKRVCNDAVDPPARINTATEVDVSTRNTCHSSENTGGNLDERDFKEDGDEHLPLVKRARVRMGKPSSEEELKSSLQTEEKPSKDTAVNLVEHISPSLNNYDEGFTEKGPSLVKESTDSVSPSKVCSEVSGNRPQLWKGTTNQSFGCSADGEAALPPSKRLHRALEAMSANAAEEGQASVQASSLINTSINGCCVNSICKCSHETVDSRERSGSGLQNVPTCDQLSENCNSQKQESFRDDVGSVDNVDGKDLPGSPFSVHTIQTAVQTQTPVNILPDPKKRHSSFQLYQNSLDQLSLKDEGSAEDLQLKDSRVENVDKEFNTSALVELSLDPVSGADESVKLSPQNGSNELQYSVQGMSYENSESLKSQIDDNCHINARCEAVEEIKQNEKQKEMSSVSISDDHLGDKGVASVLFSSSPAEGVDSPARVSPPNTSLCHVSTSESANIVQSSSSSPYARSQYKKSLGAPVADEGKVDTTLTQRPKSVGKWSSCSEAHAALSSFEAVLGSLTRTKESIGRATRIAIDCAKFGVSSKVVEIVARHLESESSLYRRVDLFFLVDSIMQCSRGMKGDVSGIIPSAILTVLPRLLSAAAPPGNVAQENRRQCLKVLRLWLERRILPESIIRHHMRELDTVTCSSSAVAYSRRSSRTERALDDPVRDMEGMLVDEYGSNSSFQLPGFCMPRMLKDDDDGSDSDGGSFEAVTPEHNSEIPEERDANPSMKKHRHILEEVDGELEMEDVAPTCDNEMSSTVLVDIAQTSHDQLLSFVPPLPQDVPPSSPPLPSSPPPVLPPPPSIPHSCAFSDSYSNGASMQNMQNDGQQSVTQQSVAPRINSTVSTNAVHYHASECRDHQMPMQMPESTSSFGCYSMCPSNNFQQTDGPRFHNKPYPPRPPHAPQSNHFSYVQASQSAKSRREAPHPSNSHRFHPHPNFDGGNFYNNHDRMKPGPYEHRESWRFSAPSFSGPRYPDEARECYPSGSYGGPLREPPRYSNRGWAYPPRPMNHRHMRPPSGGAVPVGIRAPGAWRPR